CGGTGGCGTATTAGCCATGACGGCAACTGCCAGCTTTGCAGCCGATCAAGGTACGTATCAGTTATCAAGCCATATTTTGGATATCAGCACTGGTAAACCTGCACCAAATGTTGACGTACGCTTGATGAAACAAGTTAACGGTGTTTGGAAGTTACTTGATACTAAAAAAACAGGCGCTGATGGTCGTATTGGTGAGTTTTTACCAAACCAAGAGAATGTTAAAAACGACGGTACTTATAAGTTGATTTTTGAAACCTCGCCTTACTTTTCTAACCAAGGCGCAAAATCATTCTATCCGTATGTTGAAGTGAACTTCAATGTCGAAGGCGATAAGCATTACCATGTGCCAATCACTTTATCAGCGTATGGTTATAGCACCTATCGCGGTAGCTAAGCGCTTATGAGCAAACGTTCAGACAAAAAAAGAGATGCTTAGGCATCTCTTTTTTTTATGGTATACAGATTAACTTAACCAGCGTTAACGTGGTTGGCTTCTTCTAATTGCCGACGCGCTTCGATTTTAGCAGCTTTGCGTTTTTCAATCACGTCAATTACGTCGCTACCGATGTGCGCTTCGCCACGTTTTTTAGCCAATTGCATTTGATGTTCACGCTCACGAAAGCGTGCTTTTTGCTCGTCAGTGGCTTTATCAATACAATGCGGGCAAGATTCACCTTTAATATAGGCAGGGCTTTGCTGATCCGCGATAGTAATCGGCATACGGCAGGCGAAACACTGATCATAATCGCCTTTTTCTAGGTTATGATTCACCGAGACGCGATTATCAAACACGAAGCAATCGCCTTCCCACATCGATTCAGCAACCGGTACTTCTTCTAGGTATTTTAAAATACCACCTTCTAAATGATAGACCTCTTCAAAACCTTGTTGACGCATAAAGGCGGTTGATTTTTCACAGCGGATACCGCCGGTACAGAACATAGCGACTTTTTTATGTTTGCTTGGGTCAAGCTCTTTTGCCACATAGTCTGGAAACTCGCGGAAGGTTTCTGTTTGTGGATTCACAGCATTTTTAAACGTACCAATTTGCACTTCGTAATCGTTACGA
This genomic window from Psychrobacter urativorans contains:
- the uraH gene encoding hydroxyisourate hydrolase, which produces MKMNIMRAAALGGVLAMTATASFAADQGTYQLSSHILDISTGKPAPNVDVRLMKQVNGVWKLLDTKKTGADGRIGEFLPNQENVKNDGTYKLIFETSPYFSNQGAKSFYPYVEVNFNVEGDKHYHVPITLSAYGYSTYRGS
- a CDS encoding rhodanese-related sulfurtransferase, which translates into the protein MPSHATEYDSATNNIVVAALYKFTRFADFEQYREPILNTMLDNEVKGTLLIAAEGINGTISGTRHGIDTVLDYLRTIDAIGSFVFKESYTNEQPFYRTKVKLKKEIVTMGVENIDPLQSVGRYVKPSDWNALISDPEVILIDTRNDYEVQIGTFKNAVNPQTETFREFPDYVAKELDPSKHKKVAMFCTGGIRCEKSTAFMRQQGFEEVYHLEGGILKYLEEVPVAESMWEGDCFVFDNRVSVNHNLEKGDYDQCFACRMPITIADQQSPAYIKGESCPHCIDKATDEQKARFREREHQMQLAKKRGEAHIGSDVIDVIEKRKAAKIEARRQLEEANHVNAG